The following are encoded together in the Janthinobacterium sp. Marseille genome:
- the imuA gene encoding translesion DNA synthesis-associated protein ImuA produces MAAALSFAFPVAAPEIPPVLPDAVWRADQMGSYHASPVPSGYQALDRELPKGGWPPSVLIELLMAQPGIGELRLLAPTLARLTQAGKTVILLAPPHIPYAAALSDLGIRLPQLILIEVDKAADRIWAIEQTLKSAGFGALLCWLPQARTDHLRRLQLAAAGTEGLSFIFRLLSAQEISSPAPLRIACQPAARGCISVELIKRRGPVHAAPLILPLTIPETLARPLASRASSNTLSDTPSYAVDRSSLAATAARRRATLPA; encoded by the coding sequence ATGGCTGCCGCCCTATCCTTCGCTTTTCCTGTTGCCGCACCCGAAATTCCGCCCGTCCTGCCGGATGCCGTCTGGCGCGCCGACCAGATGGGTTCCTATCATGCCAGCCCGGTTCCATCCGGCTACCAGGCACTGGACCGGGAACTGCCCAAGGGTGGTTGGCCGCCATCGGTATTGATTGAATTATTAATGGCACAGCCCGGCATAGGCGAACTGCGTTTGCTCGCACCTACGCTGGCCCGCCTCACGCAAGCCGGTAAAACCGTAATCCTGCTGGCACCACCACATATTCCATACGCTGCGGCACTCTCGGATTTAGGCATCCGCCTGCCGCAACTCATCCTGATTGAAGTTGATAAGGCGGCAGATCGTATCTGGGCAATAGAACAGACTTTGAAAAGCGCCGGCTTTGGCGCATTGCTGTGCTGGCTGCCGCAAGCACGTACTGATCATTTGCGCCGCCTGCAATTGGCGGCGGCAGGTACGGAAGGCCTGAGCTTCATCTTTCGTCTACTGAGCGCACAGGAAATATCCTCACCCGCGCCGCTGCGCATCGCCTGTCAACCGGCCGCGCGCGGATGTATTTCAGTCGAACTCATCAAACGGCGCGGACCGGTGCATGCCGCACCACTCATCCTGCCACTCACGATTCCTGAAACCCTGGCCCGCCCTTTGGCCAGCCGTGCATCAAGCAACACCCTTTCCGATACTCCTTCCTATGCTGTGGATCGCTCTTCACTTGCCGCAACTGCCGCTAGACGCCGCGCTACGCTGCCGGCTTAG
- a CDS encoding DNA polymerase Y family protein, with product MLWIALHLPQLPLDAALRCRLRHISCEPDPFADAPIVICERQVAGWCNQLAEDAGIRAGMSEASARALAAGLQTLQRDTGQETKALQEAALWCLHFTPHVVLKPDGLLLEVGASLRLFGGHQRIATQLLGGLLELGLQARLASAATAGAAWLRAQSDGISKVFAHDGDINEALDPLPLHVLDSAQAHLDTLDGIGCRRLGELRQLPRAGVARRFGQALLSELDRAYGTEAEAHLWFEAPVIFDVKLELPARVENTEALLFAARRLLLQLTGWLSARHAAVAGITLCLHHESSRQRDHRRTNVNIMLGMPSRDIDHLALLLRERLAQLELIAPVIEISLKAEQITAQAAPNTELFPTPSSDAENTGRLVERLQSRLGHEAVRQLSVFADHRPEKSVMSSVLNTRPNARRNAADEAAATHPPCLRPTWLLPQPLALNTHQHKPFYQSPLTLLTGPERIESGWWDDALATRDYFIAQNEQHLLLWIFRLRTTSTVSGSGWFLHGLFA from the coding sequence ATGCTGTGGATCGCTCTTCACTTGCCGCAACTGCCGCTAGACGCCGCGCTACGCTGCCGGCTTAGGCATATCTCCTGCGAACCGGATCCATTTGCCGATGCTCCCATCGTCATTTGTGAACGGCAAGTCGCAGGCTGGTGCAATCAATTGGCGGAAGACGCAGGGATACGTGCGGGCATGTCGGAAGCCAGTGCCCGTGCGCTGGCGGCCGGACTGCAAACACTGCAGCGCGATACCGGACAGGAAACCAAAGCATTGCAGGAAGCCGCACTCTGGTGTTTGCATTTCACGCCGCATGTGGTGTTGAAACCGGACGGCCTGCTGCTCGAAGTCGGGGCCAGCCTGCGCCTGTTCGGCGGACATCAGCGCATCGCGACGCAATTGCTCGGCGGTTTGCTGGAGCTGGGCCTGCAGGCGCGCCTGGCGAGTGCCGCCACTGCCGGTGCTGCGTGGTTACGCGCGCAATCGGACGGGATCAGCAAAGTGTTTGCACATGATGGCGACATCAATGAGGCACTCGATCCCTTGCCACTGCATGTACTCGATAGTGCGCAAGCGCATCTGGATACCCTGGATGGCATCGGCTGTCGTCGTCTGGGTGAATTACGCCAACTGCCACGCGCGGGAGTGGCGCGTCGTTTCGGCCAGGCCTTGCTGAGTGAACTGGATCGCGCCTATGGCACGGAAGCGGAAGCGCACCTGTGGTTTGAAGCACCGGTAATATTCGATGTCAAACTCGAACTCCCGGCACGCGTGGAAAATACCGAAGCACTGCTGTTTGCCGCACGCCGCCTCTTGCTGCAACTGACGGGCTGGCTGAGTGCACGCCACGCGGCAGTGGCCGGCATCACGCTTTGCCTGCATCATGAATCGAGCCGGCAGCGCGATCACCGTCGTACGAATGTCAACATCATGCTCGGCATGCCCAGTCGCGACATCGACCATCTGGCCTTATTGCTGCGTGAACGACTGGCACAACTTGAACTGATTGCACCCGTTATCGAAATCAGCCTGAAGGCAGAGCAAATCACCGCACAAGCCGCGCCAAATACGGAACTGTTCCCGACGCCGAGCTCGGATGCGGAAAATACCGGACGCCTGGTCGAGCGTCTGCAAAGCCGCCTCGGGCATGAAGCGGTACGCCAGCTTTCGGTCTTTGCCGACCACCGTCCGGAAAAAAGTGTGATGAGCAGCGTGCTCAACACGCGCCCAAACGCACGGCGCAATGCAGCGGATGAAGCTGCCGCCACCCATCCGCCATGCCTGCGTCCGACCTGGTTGCTGCCACAACCGCTGGCCTTGAACACCCACCAGCACAAACCTTTTTACCAAAGCCCCCTAACCTTGCTGACCGGGCCGGAACGAATCGAGTCCGGCTGGTGGGATGATGCGCTGGCAACACGCGATTACTTCATTGCGCAAAACGAACAGCATTTACTGCTGTGGATTTTTCGCTTGCGCACGACGAGCACCGTATCAGGCTCCGGCTGGTTCCTGCATGGCTTGTTCGCCTGA
- a CDS encoding error-prone DNA polymerase: protein MLPGLPSYAELHCRSNFSFLHGASHPEELVERACDLGYSSLAITDECSLAGVVRAHVEAKKRQLHLIIGSEIKLACGSKLLFLACNRNGYGNLSELITLARRRAAKGSYTLYRSDLDAHAAIAHLRHLPDCLTILLPQRGCSAVELAGQAAWLQQNFAGRAWIAVELLHWSGDEHWLAQLKEIAAQQALPLVAMGDVLMHVRSRKPLQDTLTAVRLGKSIAECGLDLQPNAEQHLRSRLRLSQIYPAALLKESLEIAALCTFSLEELRYQYPEEIVPAGETMSAYLRRLVYEGATQRRYKNGIPEEFHVRIEHELSLIQELHYEPYFLTVYDIVKFARSEGILCQGRGSAANSIVCYCLGITEVDPARSSVLFERFISRERNEPPDIDVDFEHQRREEVMQYIYQKYGRHRAALTAALITYRPRSAMKDVGKALGLDFEQINRLSQSHKWWDGKQIGADRLQENGFDPESPIVQKLVELTQTLIGFPRHLSQHTGGFVISQDSLARLVPIENASMKDRSVIEWDKDDLDALGLLKVDVLALGMLSAIRRALEMISLRRGHDFELQDIHDDDAATYEMICAADTIGVFQIESRAQMSMLPRLRPKCYYDLVIQVAIVRPGPIQGGMVHPYLKNRRMNKDDIIYPGDEIEEALSRTCGVPIFQEQVMQIAVLAAGYTAGEADDLRRSMAAWKRKGNLEKHEIKLKTGLINNGYDPGFADRLFEQIKGFGEYGFPESHAASFALLVYVSAWIKRHEPAAFLAALLNSQPMGFYSASQLVQDAKRHGVPVRPVDIMLSETESTMEDMHAQYPAVRLGLHMVKGLSTDAAERIIDARLRRPFASTDDLARRAVLDQHELGALARANALLALTGHRRQAKWEVAAMLPPPALLRDAPIIEAPVILPPASEGQEIIADYASTGLTLQRHPLALLRPRLKQMNLSTALEMKGFADRKLARTTGIVTMRQRPPTAKGTMFVTLEDETGITNVIIWPDLIDKQRKEILNAQLMTVYGIWQSKDDVRHLVAKRIVDHSHFLGELSISSRDFQ, encoded by the coding sequence ATGCTGCCCGGCCTGCCCTCCTATGCGGAACTCCATTGCCGCTCCAACTTCAGCTTCCTGCATGGTGCATCGCATCCGGAAGAATTGGTGGAACGCGCCTGCGACCTCGGCTACAGCAGCCTTGCCATTACCGATGAATGTTCGCTGGCCGGTGTGGTACGGGCGCATGTAGAAGCAAAAAAGCGCCAGCTGCACCTCATCATAGGCAGTGAAATCAAACTCGCTTGTGGCAGTAAACTACTCTTCCTCGCATGCAATCGAAATGGCTACGGCAATTTATCCGAACTGATCACACTGGCACGACGCCGAGCTGCCAAAGGCAGTTACACCCTGTATCGCAGCGACCTCGATGCGCATGCAGCTATTGCACACCTGCGGCATTTACCGGATTGCCTCACCATCCTGCTGCCGCAACGTGGCTGCAGCGCTGTAGAGTTGGCCGGGCAAGCGGCATGGCTGCAACAAAACTTTGCCGGTCGCGCCTGGATTGCCGTTGAACTCTTGCACTGGTCCGGTGATGAACACTGGCTTGCGCAATTAAAAGAGATAGCTGCGCAACAGGCATTGCCGCTGGTCGCGATGGGTGATGTGCTCATGCATGTACGCTCGCGCAAACCCTTGCAAGACACGCTGACCGCGGTACGCCTTGGCAAATCCATTGCCGAATGCGGACTGGATTTGCAACCGAATGCCGAACAGCATTTACGTTCACGTTTACGCCTGTCGCAAATCTATCCGGCCGCATTGCTGAAAGAAAGCCTGGAGATCGCCGCGCTCTGTACTTTCTCGCTAGAAGAATTGCGTTATCAATACCCGGAAGAAATCGTGCCGGCCGGTGAAACCATGTCCGCCTATTTACGCCGCCTGGTGTATGAAGGTGCTACGCAAAGGCGCTACAAGAATGGCATTCCGGAAGAATTCCATGTCCGCATCGAGCATGAACTCAGCCTGATACAGGAACTGCATTACGAACCTTACTTCCTGACGGTATATGACATCGTCAAATTCGCCCGTAGCGAGGGCATCCTGTGCCAGGGTCGTGGCTCCGCCGCCAACTCCATCGTCTGTTATTGCCTCGGCATTACCGAAGTAGATCCGGCGCGCAGCAGTGTCTTGTTCGAACGCTTCATTTCGCGTGAGCGCAATGAACCGCCGGATATCGATGTGGACTTCGAACACCAGCGGCGTGAAGAAGTCATGCAATACATCTATCAAAAATATGGCCGGCACCGGGCCGCACTGACGGCTGCACTGATTACCTATAGACCGCGCTCGGCGATGAAGGATGTCGGCAAGGCGCTTGGCCTGGACTTTGAACAAATCAATCGCCTGTCGCAATCGCATAAATGGTGGGATGGCAAACAAATCGGTGCGGATCGTTTGCAGGAAAACGGATTCGACCCGGAATCCCCTATCGTGCAAAAGTTGGTCGAACTGACGCAAACCCTGATCGGTTTTCCGCGTCATCTATCGCAACACACAGGTGGTTTTGTCATTTCGCAAGACAGCCTGGCGCGCCTGGTACCGATAGAAAACGCCTCGATGAAAGATCGTAGTGTCATTGAATGGGACAAGGATGACCTAGATGCGCTCGGCTTGCTGAAAGTCGATGTGTTGGCGCTCGGCATGCTGTCGGCAATACGGCGTGCGCTGGAAATGATCAGCCTGCGGCGCGGCCACGACTTTGAGCTGCAAGATATCCATGATGACGATGCCGCCACCTATGAAATGATTTGTGCCGCCGATACGATAGGCGTGTTCCAGATTGAATCGCGCGCACAAATGTCGATGTTGCCGCGCCTGCGTCCAAAGTGTTATTACGACCTGGTGATACAGGTCGCCATCGTCAGGCCGGGCCCTATCCAGGGTGGCATGGTGCATCCTTACCTGAAGAACCGGCGCATGAATAAGGACGACATTATTTATCCCGGTGATGAAATCGAAGAAGCACTCTCCCGCACTTGTGGCGTTCCTATTTTCCAGGAACAGGTCATGCAAATCGCGGTACTTGCAGCGGGTTACACAGCAGGTGAAGCCGATGATTTACGCCGTTCGATGGCGGCGTGGAAACGTAAAGGCAATCTGGAAAAGCACGAAATAAAGCTCAAAACCGGTCTCATCAATAATGGCTACGATCCCGGTTTCGCCGATCGCCTGTTCGAACAAATCAAGGGCTTCGGCGAATACGGTTTTCCCGAATCGCATGCCGCCAGCTTTGCCCTGCTGGTCTATGTCTCGGCCTGGATCAAACGGCATGAACCGGCCGCCTTCCTCGCCGCCCTGCTGAATTCGCAACCGATGGGATTCTATTCCGCCTCGCAACTGGTACAGGATGCCAAGCGCCACGGTGTGCCGGTGCGTCCGGTCGACATCATGCTCAGCGAAACGGAATCGACGATGGAGGACATGCACGCCCAATACCCGGCCGTACGGCTGGGCCTGCATATGGTGAAAGGTTTATCGACGGACGCCGCCGAACGGATAATTGACGCCCGTTTGCGTCGTCCCTTTGCCAGTACCGATGACCTGGCACGACGTGCGGTGCTGGACCAGCATGAACTCGGCGCACTGGCGCGGGCCAATGCCCTGCTCGCCCTCACCGGACATCGCCGCCAGGCCAAATGGGAAGTCGCCGCCATGTTGCCGCCACCGGCTTTATTGCGCGATGCACCGATTATCGAAGCACCCGTGATCCTGCCACCGGCCAGCGAAGGCCAGGAAATCATCGCCGACTATGCGAGTACCGGCCTGACCCTGCAACGCCATCCGCTCGCCCTGCTGCGACCGCGCCTGAAGCAAATGAATTTATCCACCGCATTGGAAATGAAAGGCTTTGCCGACCGCAAACTCGCCCGCACGACCGGCATCGTCACCATGCGGCAACGACCACCGACCGCCAAGGGCACCATGTTCGTCACGCTGGAAGATGAAACCGGCATCACCAATGTCATTATCTGGCCGGACCTCATCGACAAGCAGCGCAAGGAAATCCTGAATGCCCAATTGATGACTGTCTACGGCATTTGGCAATCCAAGGACGACGTACGCCATCTGGTCGCGAAACGCATTGTTGATCATTCCCACTTCCTCGGCGAGCTATCCATCTCGAGCCGGGATTTCCAGTAA